A segment of the Limisphaera ngatamarikiensis genome:
TACCCCCGCGCGATTAGAAGCTCACCCTCGATGGGCTCAGTAGAGCTCCCTCTAGCGCCGTAACAGAGCACCTTCCTCGGCTGGCAGCCGGCTGCCGCCACAGCAACCGCAACCAGCGCCGCACATCCTACTGCCAACCTGCTCGGGAAACGTCCACGCATCACCGCTCACCAGCTGAACCGCGCATCCACGCAAACGTCCATGGGCGGCAATAACTTGAGGATTCCAAGGCTCACACCAAAAGGTCCGGGGGTGGTCGCTTGATGATGGAAATAAATCCAGGACGAGTCCACCAACAAAAAGTNNNNNNNNNNNNNNNNNNNNNNNNNNNNNNNNNNNNNNNNNNNNNNNNNNNNNNNNNNNNNNNNNNNNNNNNNNNNNNNNNNNNNNNNNNNNNNNNNNNNNNNNNNNNNNNNNNNNNNNNNNNNNNNNNNNNNNNNNNNNNNNNNNNNNNNNNNNNNNNNNNNNNNNNNNNNNNNNNNNNNNNNNNNNNNNNNNNNNNNNGCCCCTGAAAGTAACCGTGCATACTGGTGGATGGCCGCCAGGAACAGCTACCGGGTACCCAAGCCCTGGCAGGGGTATTGGCCACTCCGTAAAACCTACGATTCGGAGCTGATAGATAATCTGGCATTTGTCATCCAGATCAACATAATGACGCGTTTTCATACCCGGCTCTGGATCGGGAAGCAAAATTTCTGTTGTAAGCACCAGGCGCACTGTTGCAAGCCCCAGAACGTCCACAGCACCGACTGTATTGTTTCGACTGAACGCATAATCTGCGAGGTCGGCGCGCGCTTTTCTCCTCAACTTCACCACCGGCCCTTGCAATGATTCCCACCCCATCGGATCCCTGCTCAACCACCTTCCCAGGGCGGGACTGTAGGCACGGTATTCGTACAGCACCAGGCCCG
Coding sequences within it:
- a CDS encoding RHS repeat-associated core domain-containing protein, whose protein sequence is GTETARYEYGAFGEPLRLTGAAAGWNPFRFSTKRTEDGTGLVLYEYRAYSPALGRWLSRDPMGWESLQGPVVKLRRKARADLADYAFSRNNTVGAVDVLGLATVRLVLTTEILLPDPEPGMKTRHYVDLDDKCQIIYQLRIVGFTEWPIPLPGLGYPVAVPGGHPPVCTVTFRG